One genomic window of Candidatus Kuenenia stuttgartiensis includes the following:
- the tatC gene encoding twin-arginine translocase subunit TatC, giving the protein MDIKEEEYGKIEDARMPLGSHLEELRRRVFYSIIAIIFCFILCWVFKLHILDIVKRPHGIAMHKLGLSTELQVLSYQEGFYAYMKLCFISAIFLMYPLIIYQAWRFVSAGLYAKEKRYILVFFPVSYIAFVMGGLFGYYLLIPFGLQFLISILGPGIQPIITMQQYVSFVFLLTVALGLVFQLPLVMLLLSKIGFVSADNFIKWRKYSILVIFIIAAIVTPPDPFTQTMTAAPMILLYELGILVAKPTKKGFILLGMVVGLGIVALAAAYFYFTHTRGMIDLSRVYGNMQLQKAEDHKWKKVSSVDRFHSGVVLKTGDGEKSSFSTKNGIGVNMDSNTEMYFIDPWKINLQKGQIFLSLANLKKNLEILTLNGKIVADNGIFNVRITEYATIVTAVKGEATLMLEGETKKLLEGRQRKMAAGGEPVDIHSIIDWSEGIITDVQGKE; this is encoded by the coding sequence GTGGATATAAAAGAGGAAGAGTACGGGAAAATCGAAGACGCCAGGATGCCTTTAGGCTCACATTTGGAAGAGTTGCGGCGTAGAGTCTTTTATTCTATCATCGCAATTATTTTCTGTTTTATATTATGCTGGGTCTTTAAGCTGCACATTTTGGATATAGTAAAGCGGCCTCATGGCATTGCTATGCATAAGCTGGGACTTTCCACCGAATTGCAAGTGCTGAGTTATCAGGAAGGTTTTTACGCATACATGAAGCTGTGCTTCATCAGCGCCATTTTTTTAATGTATCCCCTTATCATTTATCAGGCATGGAGATTTGTCAGCGCGGGGCTGTATGCGAAGGAAAAAAGGTACATTCTCGTTTTCTTCCCGGTTTCATACATTGCTTTCGTTATGGGCGGGCTTTTCGGATATTATTTATTAATCCCCTTTGGCTTGCAATTTTTAATAAGCATCCTTGGCCCCGGCATTCAACCCATCATTACGATGCAACAATATGTGTCGTTTGTTTTCCTGCTGACGGTCGCGCTTGGGCTGGTATTTCAACTACCTCTTGTAATGCTGCTTTTGTCAAAGATAGGATTCGTATCTGCAGATAACTTTATTAAGTGGAGAAAATATTCAATACTTGTTATTTTCATTATTGCTGCCATAGTAACACCGCCAGACCCTTTTACCCAGACAATGACAGCCGCCCCAATGATCCTGTTGTATGAATTAGGGATACTCGTGGCAAAACCAACAAAAAAGGGGTTTATTTTACTTGGTATGGTTGTTGGGCTTGGTATTGTCGCCCTCGCGGCAGCATATTTTTATTTTACACATACACGAGGAATGATAGACCTTTCCCGCGTCTATGGGAATATGCAATTACAAAAGGCCGAAGATCATAAGTGGAAAAAGGTATCCTCTGTTGACCGCTTCCATAGCGGCGTTGTTCTCAAAACCGGCGACGGAGAGAAGTCTTCATTTTCGACTAAAAATGGGATTGGCGTAAACATGGATTCGAATACCGAAATGTACTTTATTGATCCATGGAAAATTAACCTCCAAAAAGGGCAAATATTTCTCTCCCTTGCAAACTTGAAAAAAAATCTGGAGATTCTTACCCTAAATGGAAAGATTGTGGCAGATAACGGAATTTTTAATGTCCGGATAACGGAGTACGCCACTATTGTTACTGCGGTAAAGGGAGAAGCCACATTAATGCTGGAAGGTGAAACAAAAAAATTGCTTGAGGGCAGACAGCGCAAAATGGCTGCCGGGGGAGAACCCGTGGATATTCATTCCATAATTGATTGGTCTGAAGGCATCATAACGGATGTACAGGGCAAAGAATAA
- a CDS encoding IS4 family transposase has translation MHRVGGRIFSDDVIKRLSETIQKEPCLSRRKLSRLVCEWMDWRNQAGRLQEMSCRKALLELDRRKEINLPKVNRHYAFQKVNKPAEAPPIAEVSCELAELGDVEIIRVTTRIHSKLWRSMLEAHHYLGSGPLCGAQLRYLVRSEYYGWIGGLSYSACARRVESRDEWIGWTEEARKRNHTFVINNSRYLIAPTVRVKCLASHVLAKCQTRLVDDWERVYKYRPVLLETYVERGRFSGSCYLAANWKYVGGTEGRGRKGTGATVKDVYVMPLQKKWQAVLCCCADGKVHVRQRVAQKEPRDWIEAELGGTKLGDARLTSRLLEMTGMFYDKPLANIPQACGSVSATKAAYRFLDNENVDWKAILQAHYEATEERVKENSLVLVAQDTTTLNYSTHPNTQGLGPIGTKSKKVRGLMVHDTMAFTESGTPLGLLNVQCWARDGIGSKHKRHKKPIEEKESWKWVESYHAVSQVQKRCRNKSLLVVVADREADIHEVFAEQYNTPDGAQLLIRAERSRNRKVVDDKESCEFLWTKLEQQPAMPVTLRPPMLKKNMPAVRVWAVLAQEVNPPIGIDGLEWMLLTTVAVKQEKDAYERLEWYARRWGIECYHRIIKSGCRVEARQLESARRLCNALAIDMIIAWRIHYLTTLGQETPDVPCTVYFSDSEWKALTTFANKVKEPPDLPPSLNDAVRLLGKLGGHLGRRGDGHPGSEVLWRGMSRLADIEVAYELYTT, from the coding sequence ATGCATAGAGTAGGAGGTCGAATATTTTCAGATGATGTAATAAAGCGTTTATCAGAAACTATCCAAAAGGAACCGTGCCTATCGCGTCGTAAACTGTCGCGTCTGGTATGCGAATGGATGGACTGGCGGAATCAAGCGGGCCGTTTGCAAGAGATGAGTTGTCGCAAGGCGTTGTTGGAATTGGATCGTCGTAAAGAGATCAATCTTCCAAAGGTGAACAGGCATTATGCATTTCAAAAAGTCAATAAACCTGCGGAGGCGCCTCCGATTGCGGAAGTGTCATGCGAGCTAGCGGAGTTGGGTGACGTAGAGATTATACGGGTTACAACGAGAATCCATTCGAAACTTTGGCGTAGCATGTTAGAAGCGCATCATTATCTTGGAAGTGGGCCCCTATGCGGGGCGCAACTTCGGTATCTTGTACGCAGTGAATATTACGGATGGATAGGAGGGCTAAGTTATAGTGCCTGTGCCAGACGGGTGGAAAGTCGCGACGAGTGGATAGGATGGACGGAGGAAGCACGTAAGCGGAATCATACGTTTGTTATCAATAACAGTCGGTATTTAATAGCGCCTACGGTAAGAGTAAAATGTTTGGCATCGCATGTATTGGCAAAATGCCAAACACGTTTGGTAGATGATTGGGAAAGAGTGTATAAATATCGTCCTGTACTTTTAGAAACCTATGTGGAACGAGGACGGTTTTCCGGAAGCTGTTATCTGGCAGCTAACTGGAAGTATGTAGGAGGCACGGAAGGTCGAGGACGAAAAGGAACAGGTGCAACGGTCAAAGACGTTTATGTTATGCCGTTGCAAAAGAAATGGCAGGCGGTGTTGTGTTGTTGTGCCGATGGCAAAGTACATGTTCGCCAAAGAGTGGCACAAAAAGAGCCTCGGGATTGGATAGAAGCGGAACTTGGAGGAACAAAATTGGGCGATGCACGATTGACCTCAAGACTTTTAGAAATGACAGGTATGTTTTATGACAAACCTTTGGCAAACATTCCGCAGGCGTGCGGCTCAGTCAGTGCGACTAAGGCTGCATACCGATTCCTTGACAATGAGAATGTAGATTGGAAGGCGATATTGCAAGCTCATTATGAGGCCACGGAAGAGCGTGTGAAGGAGAATAGTTTGGTTTTGGTAGCGCAAGATACTACGACTCTGAATTATAGCACACATCCGAATACGCAGGGGTTAGGGCCGATAGGTACTAAGAGTAAAAAAGTTCGTGGACTGATGGTGCATGATACGATGGCGTTTACTGAAAGTGGCACACCCTTGGGACTTCTGAATGTGCAATGCTGGGCGCGGGACGGAATAGGCAGCAAACATAAACGACACAAGAAGCCTATCGAAGAGAAGGAAAGCTGGAAATGGGTGGAGAGTTACCATGCAGTATCGCAAGTACAGAAACGCTGTCGAAACAAATCTTTGCTGGTGGTTGTGGCAGATCGTGAGGCCGATATTCACGAGGTATTCGCTGAGCAGTATAATACGCCTGATGGCGCTCAGTTGCTGATCCGTGCAGAACGTTCGCGCAATAGAAAGGTTGTTGATGATAAAGAATCATGCGAGTTTTTGTGGACTAAACTGGAACAGCAACCGGCGATGCCTGTTACGCTACGCCCACCTATGCTAAAAAAGAATATGCCTGCGGTCAGGGTGTGGGCGGTGCTGGCGCAGGAAGTCAATCCGCCTATCGGAATTGATGGGTTAGAATGGATGCTGTTAACCACAGTTGCGGTTAAGCAAGAAAAAGATGCTTACGAACGTTTGGAATGGTATGCTCGCCGATGGGGTATTGAGTGTTATCATCGTATTATCAAGAGCGGTTGTCGTGTCGAGGCCCGGCAGTTGGAGAGTGCTCGTCGTCTATGCAACGCTTTGGCCATTGATATGATTATAGCTTGGCGTATCCATTACCTGACTACTTTAGGACAAGAAACACCTGATGTCCCTTGTACTGTCTACTTCAGCGATTCTGAATGGAAAGCATTGACAACTTTTGCGAACAAGGTCAAGGAGCCTCCTGATTTACCTCCAAGCCTCAATGATGCCGTGCGGCTTTTAGGTAAACTTGGCGGTCATCTGGGTCGCCGTGGTGATGGCCATCCCGGAAGTGAAGTACTTTGGCGAGGCATGTCACGTTTGGCTGATATTGAAGTTGCTTACGAACTTTACACCACTTAG
- the hemB gene encoding porphobilinogen synthase — MSFPKQRLRRLRQNENIRRLVRETHLSVDDLIMPLFVRPGKGIKQPIPSMPGNYQMSVDILTEEVKELEAIGIPGIILFGIPEVKDELGSDAYSDAGIIQKAITAIKKEARDILVLTDVCMCEYTSHGHCGFLKADEHTGHFEIDNDKTLELLAKEAVSHANAGADIIAPSDMMDGRIGTIREALDREGFRQIPIMAYSAKYASGFYGPFREAAESTPEMGDRSSYQMDSHNAVEALREVSLDIEEGADIVMVKPALAYLDIIRNLKENFNYPIAAYNVSGEFSIVKAAAEKGWIDEKRVALEILTAIKRAGADIILTYWAKDAARWLKE; from the coding sequence ATGAGCTTCCCGAAACAAAGATTGCGAAGATTACGTCAGAATGAAAATATAAGAAGGCTGGTGCGGGAAACGCATCTCTCTGTGGATGATTTAATTATGCCGCTTTTTGTAAGGCCGGGCAAGGGCATTAAACAACCGATACCCTCTATGCCCGGTAACTACCAGATGTCTGTCGATATTCTTACGGAAGAGGTAAAGGAATTGGAAGCAATAGGGATTCCCGGCATAATCCTCTTTGGCATCCCTGAAGTGAAAGACGAACTGGGCTCTGACGCATATTCTGATGCCGGCATCATACAGAAAGCAATTACGGCAATAAAAAAAGAGGCAAGAGATATACTGGTACTTACGGATGTTTGCATGTGCGAGTACACTAGCCATGGACACTGTGGATTCCTCAAGGCGGATGAACATACAGGACACTTTGAGATCGACAATGATAAGACACTGGAACTCCTGGCAAAAGAGGCGGTTTCACACGCAAATGCGGGGGCGGATATCATAGCGCCTAGCGATATGATGGATGGCCGCATCGGCACGATAAGAGAAGCGCTTGACCGGGAAGGGTTCCGCCAGATACCGATTATGGCATACTCCGCAAAATATGCTTCAGGATTTTACGGCCCTTTCCGGGAGGCGGCAGAATCTACTCCGGAAATGGGAGACCGCTCATCGTATCAGATGGACTCGCACAATGCGGTGGAAGCGTTGCGGGAGGTTTCTTTGGACATTGAGGAAGGAGCGGACATCGTTATGGTAAAACCAGCGCTGGCCTATTTGGATATTATCCGCAATCTGAAAGAAAACTTTAATTATCCTATCGCAGCATATAATGTCAGCGGAGAATTTTCCATTGTTAAGGCTGCGGCAGAAAAAGGATGGATTGACGAAAAACGTGTTGCGCTTGAAATACTCACCGCAATCAAACGGGCGGGTGCGGACATTATTCTTACCTACTGGGCAAAAGATGCCGCACGATGGCTAAAGGAATAA
- the pgl gene encoding 6-phosphogluconolactonase, translating to MNYHILPATDLIKIMAGYIVQCAKKAVSERNRFLVALSGGSMPELLFPALTSEPVFSEINWKAWHVFWADERCVPQVNPESNYYLACKHLFNHVDIPSSRIYTPNTSVGPTEMAALYQLKLQEVFHIKGEELPRFDLLLLGMGEDGHTASLFPNHPLLKEKNRWVAPVFDAPKPPPERITLTLPVINNAHCIIFLITGKNKAAAVKKIILEESAPAPLPAQMVKPVHGELHWFLDENAASELGR from the coding sequence ATGAATTACCATATCTTACCTGCCACAGATCTTATAAAAATAATGGCCGGGTATATCGTCCAATGTGCAAAAAAAGCGGTCTCTGAACGAAATCGCTTTCTTGTGGCTTTGTCCGGAGGCTCTATGCCCGAATTGCTGTTTCCCGCATTGACCTCAGAACCGGTCTTTTCTGAAATCAACTGGAAAGCCTGGCATGTTTTCTGGGCGGATGAACGCTGTGTACCACAGGTTAATCCGGAAAGCAACTATTATTTAGCCTGTAAGCATCTTTTCAATCATGTTGATATTCCGTCTTCCAGGATTTATACGCCCAATACCTCTGTGGGACCGACAGAAATGGCAGCCCTGTATCAATTAAAACTGCAGGAGGTTTTTCATATAAAAGGCGAAGAGTTGCCCCGTTTTGACCTTTTATTGCTTGGCATGGGAGAGGACGGGCATACCGCTTCGCTATTCCCAAACCATCCCCTTCTGAAAGAAAAAAACCGCTGGGTAGCCCCTGTATTTGACGCCCCCAAACCACCTCCGGAACGAATTACGCTAACCTTGCCGGTAATTAATAACGCCCATTGCATTATTTTTCTGATAACAGGGAAAAACAAGGCCGCTGCAGTAAAAAAAATTATTCTGGAAGAATCGGCGCCAGCGCCCTTGCCGGCACAAATGGTAAAACCCGTGCATGGCGAATTACACTGGTTCTTAGATGAAAATGCGGCCTCTGAACTTGGCAGATAG
- the zwf gene encoding glucose-6-phosphate dehydrogenase: MGKKPIASVDACKLNKDVLRKIPNPATIVIFGASGDLTERKLIPSLFRLDCDGLLPEKLAVVGVARTEMDSEGFRKKLAESIEIYSRHSKDRICKWSKFEKKLIYHRADYDNLEDYKTLNRLLVDLGKKQDIGANCLFYLSTPPILYPVIVSKLGEAGMAQQSDEYWRRIIIEKPFGRDLASAIDLNNHVHQVFDESQVYRIDHYLGKETVQNLLVFRFGNAIFEPLWSRNYIDHVQITVSEEVGLGNRAGYYDTAGILRDMFQNHLLQLLTLTAMEPPAGFNATSLRDEKVKVLKAVRPIKPEEVAKYTVRAQYRTYRDEKGVVRGTETATFAVLKLFIDNWRWRNVPFYLRSGKALNSKVTEISIQFRHVPHLMFPLPPEEQLPPNKLVLCLQPNEGMRLGFETKLPGAGMKTRTVSMDFLYEQDFGENILPDAYERLILDALQGDASLFTRSDEIELAWKIIDPIIQGWESEYAPPLAFYELGTCGPSKADEFIKADDRKWNPCI, from the coding sequence ATGGGAAAAAAACCTATTGCGTCTGTTGACGCCTGTAAATTGAACAAAGATGTTTTAAGAAAAATCCCCAACCCAGCAACAATTGTAATTTTTGGCGCTTCAGGCGATTTAACCGAGCGGAAATTGATCCCTTCCCTCTTTCGGCTGGATTGTGACGGGCTGTTGCCTGAGAAGCTTGCGGTTGTTGGTGTAGCCCGCACTGAAATGGATAGCGAAGGTTTTCGCAAAAAACTAGCGGAAAGCATTGAAATTTACTCCCGCCACAGTAAAGACCGAATTTGCAAGTGGTCTAAATTTGAGAAAAAATTAATTTACCACCGGGCGGATTACGACAATCTGGAAGATTACAAAACCTTAAACAGGCTTTTGGTTGATTTAGGTAAAAAACAGGACATAGGCGCCAATTGCCTTTTTTATCTTTCTACGCCACCAATCCTTTACCCTGTAATAGTGAGCAAGCTGGGCGAGGCTGGAATGGCGCAACAATCGGATGAATATTGGCGCCGTATCATTATTGAAAAACCATTCGGGAGAGATCTTGCTTCCGCCATTGATTTGAACAACCATGTACATCAGGTCTTTGATGAAAGCCAGGTGTATCGCATTGACCATTACCTTGGCAAGGAAACCGTGCAAAATTTATTGGTATTTCGTTTTGGCAACGCAATCTTCGAACCGCTCTGGAGCCGAAACTATATAGACCACGTCCAAATTACCGTATCGGAAGAGGTGGGGCTGGGGAACAGGGCGGGATATTACGATACTGCAGGCATATTGCGCGACATGTTTCAGAATCATCTGCTGCAGTTGCTTACACTCACCGCAATGGAGCCGCCGGCTGGGTTTAACGCCACCTCTCTGCGTGACGAAAAGGTAAAAGTACTTAAAGCGGTTCGCCCCATTAAGCCGGAAGAGGTAGCTAAATATACCGTTCGCGCACAATACCGGACATATCGGGATGAAAAGGGCGTCGTGCGGGGGACGGAAACGGCAACCTTTGCTGTTTTAAAACTGTTTATTGATAATTGGCGTTGGCGAAACGTGCCTTTTTATCTGCGTTCCGGTAAGGCGCTTAACAGCAAGGTCACTGAAATTTCAATTCAATTCCGGCATGTGCCCCATTTAATGTTTCCTTTACCGCCCGAAGAACAATTGCCTCCAAATAAATTAGTGTTATGCCTGCAGCCAAATGAAGGAATGCGTTTGGGCTTTGAAACGAAGTTGCCTGGCGCCGGGATGAAAACCCGCACGGTAAGCATGGACTTCCTGTACGAACAGGATTTTGGTGAAAACATCCTGCCCGATGCATATGAAAGGCTTATTCTCGATGCTTTACAGGGGGATGCCTCCCTTTTTACAAGGAGTGATGAGATTGAATTGGCATGGAAAATAATAGACCCAATCATCCAGGGATGGGAAAGCGAATATGCCCCTCCTTTGGCGTTTTATGAATTGGGGACTTGTGGTCCCAGCAAGGCAGATGAATTTATAAAGGCTGATGACCGCAAGTGGAACCCCTGTATTTAA
- the gndA gene encoding NADP-dependent phosphogluconate dehydrogenase, whose translation MQKNSFGLIGLAVMGQNLVLNVADHGFSVSVYNRTAERTHEFMSGEAKNKKITATYSPKEFVASLERPRIIQIMVKAGGAVDAVIAELKPWLDEGDIIIDGGNSYFSDTERRTKELESNKLRYIGMGVSGGEEGARFGPSLMPGGTKEAYALIEPLMSAIAAKAPEDGLPCVAYIGHGGAGHYVKMVHNGIEYADMQLIAESYALLKSTINPAPEEFHEIFTEWNNGELSSFLIEITAFIFTKSDDKTGRPLLEMILDKAGQKGTGKWTSQNAIDIGAPVPTITAAVDARILSSMKKERQEASKILSGPKNNYADERGKIIAAVRDALYASKICSYAQGMNLLKRASEEYGYNMDLGEIASIWRAGCIIRAKLLDDITRAYRSRSDLPNLLLDAGFKHAVQSRQASWRFAVKTAFELGIPAAALSASLAYFDAYRSGFLPANLIQAQRDYFGAHTFERIDTSGVFHANWKEK comes from the coding sequence ATGCAGAAAAACAGCTTTGGTCTTATTGGCCTCGCAGTAATGGGGCAAAATCTGGTTCTTAACGTTGCGGATCACGGTTTTAGCGTTTCAGTTTACAACCGTACTGCGGAGAGGACTCATGAATTTATGTCGGGCGAGGCAAAAAACAAGAAGATTACCGCGACGTATTCACCAAAAGAATTCGTTGCAAGTCTTGAGCGTCCACGCATAATCCAAATTATGGTGAAAGCAGGCGGAGCGGTTGATGCCGTTATTGCCGAATTAAAACCATGGCTGGATGAAGGGGATATCATTATCGATGGGGGAAATTCGTATTTCTCCGATACGGAAAGAAGGACAAAGGAGCTGGAGTCAAATAAACTTCGCTATATTGGAATGGGTGTTTCCGGCGGAGAAGAAGGGGCGCGTTTCGGGCCCAGCCTTATGCCAGGTGGTACAAAAGAGGCATACGCCCTGATTGAGCCATTGATGTCCGCAATTGCGGCAAAGGCTCCGGAAGATGGGCTGCCCTGCGTTGCGTATATTGGGCATGGCGGTGCTGGTCATTACGTTAAAATGGTGCACAATGGCATAGAATACGCCGATATGCAGCTTATAGCGGAAAGCTATGCCTTGCTGAAATCAACCATAAATCCTGCCCCGGAAGAATTTCATGAAATTTTCACTGAATGGAATAATGGAGAGCTTTCTTCGTTCCTTATTGAAATTACGGCGTTTATTTTTACTAAATCAGACGACAAAACCGGGCGCCCTCTGTTGGAAATGATCCTGGATAAAGCCGGACAGAAGGGCACTGGAAAATGGACAAGCCAGAATGCGATTGATATAGGGGCGCCCGTTCCCACAATTACTGCGGCAGTGGATGCGCGTATTCTTTCTTCCATGAAAAAAGAACGCCAGGAGGCGTCTAAAATCCTTTCCGGCCCAAAAAATAACTATGCCGATGAGAGGGGAAAAATCATCGCTGCGGTTAGGGATGCCCTTTATGCATCCAAAATTTGCTCCTATGCCCAAGGTATGAATCTTCTGAAAAGGGCTTCGGAGGAATATGGGTACAATATGGATTTAGGAGAAATTGCCAGTATTTGGCGCGCCGGATGCATTATTCGCGCAAAGCTGCTTGATGATATAACACGCGCATACCGGAGCCGCTCCGATTTGCCGAATTTATTATTGGACGCCGGATTTAAACATGCCGTACAAAGCAGGCAGGCTTCATGGCGTTTCGCCGTAAAAACCGCATTTGAACTGGGCATACCGGCAGCGGCACTGAGCGCTTCACTTGCCTACTTCGATGCGTATCGTTCCGGGTTTTTACCCGCAAATCTTATACAGGCGCAACGCGACTATTTTGGCGCCCACACATTTGAGCGTATTGATACATCCGGCGTGTTTCATGCAAACTGGAAGGAAAAATAA
- a CDS encoding YajQ family cyclic di-GMP-binding protein has product MAETHSFDIVCKVEMHEIKNAIDQAQKQIAVRYDFKGSKSSITLNKDDTIILFAEDDYKLSALTEILKEKMAKRNIPLKALTFGKTEDAVGGTKRQTITLQTGIPTDNAKEIVKVIKNLKLKVQAKIQEDQVRVSGQKIDDLQMVMKELKDLDNDFAMQFINYK; this is encoded by the coding sequence ATGGCTGAAACGCATTCATTTGACATAGTATGCAAGGTCGAAATGCATGAGATAAAAAACGCTATCGACCAGGCGCAAAAACAAATAGCCGTAAGATATGATTTCAAAGGAAGCAAGTCCTCGATTACATTAAATAAAGATGACACCATTATACTGTTTGCCGAGGATGATTATAAATTGTCAGCACTGACGGAAATTTTAAAGGAAAAAATGGCGAAAAGAAATATCCCGCTAAAGGCACTCACCTTTGGCAAAACGGAAGATGCCGTTGGGGGAACGAAACGGCAGACGATTACATTGCAAACGGGAATACCCACTGACAATGCAAAGGAGATCGTTAAAGTTATAAAAAATTTAAAACTCAAGGTTCAGGCAAAAATACAAGAAGATCAGGTACGTGTTTCAGGGCAAAAGATTGACGATCTCCAGATGGTTATGAAGGAACTTAAAGACCTGGACAATGACTTTGCAATGCAGTTTATAAACTATAAATAA
- a CDS encoding metallopeptidase family protein, which produces MVFDEVCETDTRGFSALLGFFAIASLLGALGSVMMMHGWNIWVVLSMVGGLLFFVGKVFIIKYKIVDAEEYFFGKVVNEKPHDKGLTHFEQLALDAIKELPQNIKTRLENVSIVVEDRPSTYILEKLQLKPNRMLLGVFQGIPLNKKSVWHSGTLPEKITLFQKNIESVCRSEEEIKQRIKKVVRHEVAHYVGFSEEEIRQLGY; this is translated from the coding sequence TTGGTATTTGATGAAGTATGCGAGACGGATACCAGAGGGTTCTCTGCATTGCTTGGGTTCTTTGCCATTGCTTCGCTTTTGGGGGCATTGGGCAGTGTTATGATGATGCATGGCTGGAATATATGGGTTGTATTATCTATGGTGGGCGGACTGCTCTTTTTTGTTGGCAAGGTGTTTATTATCAAATATAAAATAGTCGATGCGGAAGAATATTTTTTTGGCAAGGTAGTAAATGAAAAGCCGCACGACAAGGGCTTAACACATTTCGAACAACTGGCGCTGGATGCAATAAAGGAATTGCCGCAAAACATAAAAACCCGCCTGGAAAATGTTTCTATCGTTGTGGAAGACAGACCCAGTACCTATATACTTGAAAAACTGCAGTTAAAGCCAAACAGGATGCTTCTCGGAGTTTTTCAGGGTATTCCCCTGAACAAAAAAAGTGTCTGGCATTCGGGCACATTACCGGAAAAGATTACTCTTTTCCAGAAAAATATAGAATCTGTCTGCCGTTCGGAAGAAGAGATTAAACAAAGGATTAAAAAAGTAGTCCGTCACGAAGTCGCCCATTACGTCGGATTTTCGGAAGAGGAAATAAGACAATTGGGGTATTAA
- a CDS encoding TrkH family potassium uptake protein: MSYFKSNPYRIILFGFIFIIIIGTFLLAHPVSSTSGEPQSVTDAFFAATSAISTTGLSVVDIGKFYTIFGQVIILMLFQIGGLGYMIFIVLIMYGLGIRLSLSGRVVLEESFSSHPYEDILRFSKIICLIAFVFEFSGAVFLTLFWMKEFPLKEAVYLGIFHAISAFCTAGFSLFPDNFCTYGNSIYFNFVINGLCIAGSIGFPVIYDIYQTFFVKSPEDEMLRKISVHTRLVMVMMPLLIFSGWILIFLFEWHSPFPTFKDRVLTTLFQTISTSTTTGFNTVNIGTMKISSLTMMLLLMYIGAPAGGTGGGVKSTTFGVLIASIFSVVSMEEEPILFNKRISAKIRAKAFAICTLALLVIITDILILSATEKAAYIDIVYETFSAFGTVGLSTGITPSLSVAGKFIICATMLIGRIGPLVIGYSVWSKKKTVSIKYPQGIFMVG; the protein is encoded by the coding sequence ATGAGTTATTTTAAATCAAATCCCTATCGTATTATCCTCTTTGGCTTTATTTTTATTATCATAATCGGCACCTTCCTTTTAGCCCATCCTGTCTCTTCGACTTCAGGCGAACCGCAATCAGTGACAGACGCTTTTTTTGCCGCTACCTCAGCAATTTCCACCACCGGTTTGAGCGTTGTAGATATAGGGAAGTTTTATACAATATTTGGCCAGGTGATAATCCTTATGCTTTTCCAAATTGGCGGGTTGGGGTATATGATCTTTATTGTTTTGATAATGTATGGGCTTGGCATTCGATTATCTTTAAGCGGCAGAGTAGTTTTAGAAGAATCCTTTAGTTCGCATCCTTATGAAGATATTTTACGGTTTAGTAAAATTATTTGCCTCATTGCCTTTGTATTTGAATTTTCCGGCGCTGTATTTCTGACCCTCTTTTGGATGAAGGAATTTCCCTTAAAAGAGGCGGTGTATTTGGGCATATTTCATGCTATTTCAGCATTTTGCACTGCCGGTTTTAGTTTATTTCCGGATAATTTTTGTACATATGGTAACAGCATTTATTTTAACTTTGTCATCAACGGCTTATGTATTGCCGGCAGTATTGGGTTTCCGGTGATCTATGATATTTATCAAACATTTTTTGTGAAATCGCCGGAAGATGAAATGCTGCGGAAGATTTCAGTTCATACGAGGCTGGTAATGGTTATGATGCCGCTTCTCATATTTTCCGGGTGGATTTTGATTTTTCTTTTTGAATGGCATTCCCCGTTTCCTACTTTTAAAGACAGGGTGTTGACGACATTGTTTCAGACAATTTCCACTTCTACCACAACTGGGTTCAATACGGTAAATATCGGCACGATGAAAATCTCGTCATTGACTATGATGCTTCTGCTGATGTACATAGGCGCACCTGCCGGAGGCACCGGGGGAGGCGTTAAATCTACCACCTTTGGCGTCCTGATTGCGTCTATTTTTTCGGTTGTTTCGATGGAAGAAGAACCCATATTGTTTAATAAACGTATATCGGCAAAAATCAGGGCAAAGGCATTTGCTATCTGTACCCTGGCACTGCTCGTGATTATTACGGATATATTAATTCTCTCTGCCACTGAAAAGGCAGCATATATTGATATTGTGTATGAAACCTTTTCTGCCTTTGGCACTGTAGGGCTTTCCACAGGAATTACTCCTTCACTAAGCGTCGCCGGCAAGTTCATTATTTGCGCCACAATGCTGATTGGGAGGATAGGCCCGCTCGTCATAGGCTATTCCGTTTGGAGCAAGAAAAAAACAGTTTCCATTAAATACCCGCAAGGAATTTTTATGGTGGGTTAG